The Pseudomonas rhizosphaerae genomic sequence TCGAAGCTGGTGAAGATGCGCAGGCCTTCTTCGGTCAAGTCTTCATCGCGATAGTCGTCGCGCAGCTGGCGCTTGACCAGATCAAGGAAGCCGGGGAACGAGCTGTCTGCCAGGCTGCCCCGCTTGGTCACGCCCAGCGGCATCTTCTTGGCCGCGTCAACCGCCTCCTGGGTTGCCACACCCTGCTGGGCCAGCAGGTCGAGAACGAGGTTGCGGCGTTCCATCGCCCGCTCCGGATTGCGGCGCGGGTTATAGGAAGACGGCCCCTTCACCATGCCCACCAACAACGCAACCTGGTGCAGCTTGAGCTCGGACAGCGGCTGGCTGAAGAAGAACTGGCTGGCCAGACCGAAGCCGTGCACGGCGCGCTGGCCGTCCTGGCCGACGAAGACCTCGTTGAGGTAGGCCTCGAGGATTTCACCTTTGTCGTAGTGCAGTTCCAGCAGCACCGCCATCATCGCTTCAGTCAACTTGCGAGTCAGGCTGCGCTCGTTGGTCAGGTAGAAGTTCTTGACCAACTGCTGGGTCAAGGTGCTGCCACCCTGGCGCATGGCCCCGGACGAGGTATTGACCCAGACGGCGCGGGCGATGGACTTGGGCGAGACGCCGAAGTGGTGGTAGAAGTCGCGGTCCTCGACGGTCACCAGGGTGTCGAGCAGGTACGGCGGCACCTGGTCGAGCTTGATCAGGATGCGGTCCTCGAGGTTTTTCGGATAAAGACCGCCGATCAGCAGCGGCTCGAGACGCACCACGGCAACCTTCTTGCCACCACTGCCGCTGAGTTCCGAGACATAGTCGCCGGAAAACTTCACGCGCACGGCCTGGGGTTGTTCAAGGCCCTCGTAGAACTGGAAGCCGCGGGTATTGAGGTCGACCGTATTGCCGTTGACCGAGTCGGTGCCCGGACCATCGACACTGGTTTGCCGACGGTAGCCAAGCGCGTCGAGTTCGGTCAGGAAATCATTCTTGGCCAGTTTCTGGCCGACGAACAGCTCGAGCGGGCGGGCGTACACCTTGGCGGGAATGGTCCAGCGCTTGCCGGAGAATTTCTCCTGGACCACGGCGTCCAGGTAGACGGCAAAGCCGGCCAGGATCACCAGGCCTACCAAGCCCAGCTTGAGGCCCCAGCCAAGCCAGGTGCGCAGGCCGCCTGAAGGCGATTTTTTGGGGGTACGGGAAGATCGGGTTCGAGTCATGGCGGCGGATTATACGCACTTTGAATTGTCGCGGGCAGGGACCGTTGGCGGTTTGCATCACCCGAGACAGTGGCCATAATGACGACCTTGAAACCATCCCTGTCTATGAAGGATCGCCTGTGAGCCAGACCCTGATCGCTGCCCTGCAAAACCCGGCCCTGTACCCGCATCCGGTGGAAGGGTTCCAGGTCATCGAGACGCATATCTCCTGGGTGATACTGACCGGGCCTTACGCCTACAAGATCAAGAAGCCGATGAACTTCGGCTTTCTGGACTTCTCGCAACTGTCCGACCGCGCGCATTTCTGCGCAGAAGAGCTGCGCCTCAACCAGCGCCTGACCCGCGACCTGTATCTGCAGGTGTTGCCGATCACCGGCAGCGCACAAGCGCCGCAGCTGG encodes the following:
- the mrcB gene encoding penicillin-binding protein 1B, giving the protein MTRTRSSRTPKKSPSGGLRTWLGWGLKLGLVGLVILAGFAVYLDAVVQEKFSGKRWTIPAKVYARPLELFVGQKLAKNDFLTELDALGYRRQTSVDGPGTDSVNGNTVDLNTRGFQFYEGLEQPQAVRVKFSGDYVSELSGSGGKKVAVVRLEPLLIGGLYPKNLEDRILIKLDQVPPYLLDTLVTVEDRDFYHHFGVSPKSIARAVWVNTSSGAMRQGGSTLTQQLVKNFYLTNERSLTRKLTEAMMAVLLELHYDKGEILEAYLNEVFVGQDGQRAVHGFGLASQFFFSQPLSELKLHQVALLVGMVKGPSSYNPRRNPERAMERRNLVLDLLAQQGVATQEAVDAAKKMPLGVTKRGSLADSSFPGFLDLVKRQLRDDYRDEDLTEEGLRIFTSFDPILQMKAESSVTDTFKRLAGRKGSDEVEAAMVVTNPESGEVQALVGSRVPGFAGFNRALDAVRPIGSLIKPAVYLTALEQPSKYTLTSWVQDVPFSVKGADGQIWKPQNYERNSNGTVFLYQGLAHSYNLSTARLGLDLGVPNVLKTLGKLGVQVDWPAYPSMLLGAGGLAPMQVATMYQTLANGGFNTPMRGIRSVLTAEGEPLKRYPFQIQQRFDPASIYLIQNAMQRVMREGTGRSVYSVLPSNLNLAGKTGTSNDSRDSWFAGFSQDVLAVVWLGRDDNGKTPFTGATGALQVWTSFMKKADPLPLDTPVPENIVQAWVDAKTGQGSDASCPNAVQMPYIRGSEPTPGTACGGANPATDDSVMDWVKGWLN